CGACCGCGCCACCGCCACCGAATTCTGGGTGGTCCGGCACGGCGAGAGCACCTGGAACGCCGACGGCCGCTACCAGGGCCAGGCCGACGTGCCCCTCAGCCACATCGGCATCCTGCAGGCGGCCAGCCTCGCCGAACGCCTGACCGGGCAGCACTTCGACGCGGTGTACACCAGCGACCTCGCCCGCGCCGCCCGCACCGCCGAGATCGTCGCCGAACGCCTCACCGGCGCGCCGCCCGCGCAGCGCGACCCGGGGCTGCGCGAGATCGACGTCGGCGAACTGTCGGGGCTGGTCATCAGCGAGATCCGCGAACGCTACCCCGACTACCTGGGCGCCCTGAGCACCGAACCCTGGAGCACCCGGCGACCCGGCGGGGAGAGCATGGAGGACCTGTACGCCCGCAGCGGCGCCGCGTTCGGCGCCCTGCGCGAACGGCACCCCGGCCAGAGAGTCCTGGTGTTCACGCACGGTGGCGTCGTGCGCGTTGCTGTGGGCCTCGCCCTGGGCGGCGTGCCCG
The Deinococcus sedimenti DNA segment above includes these coding regions:
- a CDS encoding histidine phosphatase family protein, encoding MTKRLAPTGFAAPDRATATEFWVVRHGESTWNADGRYQGQADVPLSHIGILQAASLAERLTGQHFDAVYTSDLARAARTAEIVAERLTGAPPAQRDPGLREIDVGELSGLVISEIRERYPDYLGALSTEPWSTRRPGGESMEDLYARSGAAFGALRERHPGQRVLVFTHGGVVRVAVGLALGGVPANAWARLSVANTSITRVLLGEGSGMLLGFNDDAHLENLLEATEADDVLGQAP